Proteins found in one Roseofilum capinflatum BLCC-M114 genomic segment:
- a CDS encoding DUF2949 domain-containing protein: MSPGSYAKLIRFLQDELSISSSSISLAMRQCEHDPGPLPMVLWQYGLVTLEQLDQIFDWLETA; this comes from the coding sequence ATGTCCCCTGGAAGCTACGCCAAATTAATTCGGTTTTTACAAGACGAGTTATCGATCTCTTCTTCTTCGATCTCCTTAGCCATGAGACAGTGCGAACACGATCCCGGCCCCTTGCCCATGGTGTTGTGGCAATACGGTTTAGTCACTTTAGAGCAGCTCGATCAAATCTTTGATTGGCTGGAAACTGCCTAG
- a CDS encoding DUF192 domain-containing protein — translation MGKKRNVNGIVLGLALLLSLGTIGCARSTPPPASVDRIAQENPKGQQLEVSAQVEISGEPIDLEVARTPEQQALGLMYRPELPDNRGMLFPFSSPRILTFWMKNVPVPLDMVFLLDGEVKAIAASVPPCTTPSCPVYGPNEPVNQVIELRSGRAAELGLQVGDRLEIQFLDSP, via the coding sequence ATGGGAAAGAAGAGAAACGTGAATGGGATAGTGTTGGGGTTGGCACTGTTATTAAGTTTGGGAACCATCGGATGTGCCAGATCAACCCCTCCCCCTGCTTCTGTCGATCGCATCGCGCAAGAGAACCCCAAGGGACAGCAGTTGGAAGTGTCTGCACAGGTGGAAATTTCTGGAGAACCCATCGATCTAGAAGTGGCTCGCACTCCTGAACAACAGGCTTTAGGATTAATGTATCGACCCGAATTACCGGATAATCGGGGCATGTTATTTCCGTTTTCTTCTCCTAGAATCCTGACATTTTGGATGAAAAATGTCCCGGTTCCCTTAGATATGGTCTTTTTGCTTGATGGAGAAGTGAAAGCGATCGCCGCTTCGGTTCCCCCTTGTACTACTCCTTCTTGTCCTGTTTATGGGCCGAATGAACCCGTCAATCAAGTGATTGAGTTGCGCTCTGGACGAGCAGCAGAGTTAGGCCTACAAGTGGGCGATCGCCTAGAAATTCAGTTTTTAGATTCGCCCTAA
- a CDS encoding cation:proton antiporter has product MLLEFALIILVALLFYYLFIRIKMPGLLGLVTTGLLIGPSFLDWVSDPVLELLKEFKTVALIVILIRAGLGINRATLNTIGGPAIRLSCIPGIIEGSTILLLSHFLLNLTLIEGGMLGFILAAVSPAVVVPSMLELKDAGWGKNKEVPTLVLAGASVDDVFAITIFGVFVGLATGESLNLTHILVSVPLGIFVGAAIGVGIGFGLVWFFKRYHLRDTKKVIIFMMIAVLFYEFTELDVVKNAIPIAGLLGIMAIGFVILEKYDTLARRLAAKFGKVWVLAEILLFVYIGTQVDLNQISVEVLGIGVLMLFLGLLARSLGVWLSLLKCHLNRKEKIFCMIAYWPKATVQAAIGAVPLSLFYDGKMTSMTEATGQTILAIAVLSIIITAPLGAIGIQWSGPKLLSKP; this is encoded by the coding sequence ATGTTACTTGAATTCGCCTTAATTATCCTGGTAGCGCTCCTCTTTTATTATCTGTTTATACGGATAAAAATGCCGGGATTATTGGGATTAGTCACGACCGGATTACTCATTGGCCCCAGTTTTCTTGATTGGGTGAGCGATCCGGTTTTAGAACTTTTAAAAGAATTTAAAACTGTAGCCCTAATTGTTATTTTAATTCGTGCCGGATTAGGCATTAATCGAGCCACATTAAACACCATTGGCGGGCCAGCCATTCGCCTCAGTTGTATTCCCGGAATCATTGAAGGAAGCACCATTTTATTGTTATCTCATTTTCTCTTAAATTTAACGTTAATTGAAGGAGGAATGTTAGGCTTTATTTTAGCCGCCGTTTCCCCTGCGGTGGTTGTCCCCTCCATGCTAGAACTCAAGGATGCGGGTTGGGGAAAAAATAAAGAAGTCCCCACTTTAGTGTTAGCCGGTGCATCCGTTGATGATGTATTTGCCATTACCATTTTTGGCGTTTTTGTCGGTTTAGCTACGGGTGAATCCTTGAATTTAACCCATATTTTGGTCAGTGTTCCCCTAGGAATTTTTGTTGGTGCAGCCATTGGAGTGGGGATTGGATTTGGCTTGGTGTGGTTCTTTAAGCGCTATCATCTCCGGGATACGAAAAAAGTGATTATCTTTATGATGATTGCTGTTTTATTTTATGAATTTACAGAACTCGATGTCGTGAAAAACGCGATCCCGATCGCCGGTTTGTTGGGAATTATGGCGATCGGCTTTGTCATCCTAGAAAAATATGATACCCTCGCCCGTCGCCTAGCCGCTAAATTTGGTAAGGTTTGGGTGTTAGCGGAAATTCTCTTATTTGTTTATATTGGCACACAGGTAGACCTGAATCAAATCAGTGTGGAGGTGTTGGGGATTGGCGTATTGATGCTATTTTTGGGTTTACTCGCTCGCAGTCTCGGAGTCTGGCTTTCCTTACTCAAGTGCCATCTGAACCGGAAAGAAAAGATCTTTTGTATGATCGCCTATTGGCCGAAAGCCACAGTACAAGCGGCCATTGGTGCAGTGCCCCTGAGTTTGTTTTATGACGGCAAAATGACCTCAATGACGGAAGCCACCGGACAGACTATTTTGGCGATCGCCGTTTTGAGTATCATTATCACCGCACCTCTGGGGGCGATCGGTATTCAATGGAGCGGCCCAAAACTCTTGAGCAAACCGTAA
- a CDS encoding Uma2 family endonuclease — MYLQYTPRDYLPSAKDLPDSDETPVDNQLQHLIPGLLEAVLALIWSERMDWFFGVDMGVYYDPNQPAIVPDGFLSIGVPRIIDEGLRLSYVLWEEEQIPTLVLEVVSKTRRGEYSEKKQHYAQLGIPYYVIYNPLRTQQQRLEVYQLKGGEYELLSGEPVWLSELNLGIGRGQGTYQGIEREWLYWYDEEGKRYLTPEERAESAELERDRERQEKELERDRADLQQQRAESAESNLQQLREKLRQLNIDPDSL, encoded by the coding sequence ATGTACCTCCAATATACTCCTAGAGATTACCTCCCCTCGGCAAAAGATTTACCCGACTCGGACGAGACTCCTGTGGATAATCAACTGCAACATCTAATTCCCGGACTTCTTGAAGCAGTGCTGGCTTTAATTTGGTCAGAGCGCATGGATTGGTTTTTTGGGGTAGACATGGGAGTATACTATGACCCCAACCAACCGGCCATTGTCCCGGATGGGTTTTTGAGTATCGGTGTCCCCAGAATTATTGATGAGGGCTTACGCTTATCCTATGTTCTCTGGGAAGAGGAACAAATTCCGACTTTAGTCTTAGAAGTCGTCTCAAAAACCAGAAGAGGAGAGTATAGCGAGAAAAAACAACACTATGCCCAACTGGGAATTCCCTACTATGTAATCTATAACCCCCTGCGGACACAGCAACAGCGATTAGAGGTTTATCAACTTAAGGGGGGTGAATATGAATTATTATCAGGGGAACCGGTATGGTTATCTGAACTCAATTTAGGCATAGGTCGAGGGCAAGGAACCTATCAAGGGATAGAGAGAGAATGGCTCTATTGGTATGATGAAGAGGGAAAGCGCTATCTGACACCAGAGGAAAGAGCCGAGAGTGCTGAACTTGAACGCGATCGCGAACGTCAAGAAAAAGAACTCGAACGAGACAGAGCCGATCTCCAACAACAGCGAGCCGAGAGTGCTGAATCCAATTTACAACAGCTACGAGAAAAACTACGACAGTTAAATATCGATCCTGATTCTCTTTAG
- a CDS encoding M48 family metallopeptidase: MELSKLIFRGLKADHFRHPLDREATQALKQLPGLDMVIRNLLAPVGEKYFYLDNIASSILVSDRQLPHLHQLLLEASRILDLEPPQLYIKQHPVPNAYTFAMRGRQPFMVVHTSLIELLNPEEIQAVIAHELGHLKCDHGVYLTLANLMVIGASLVPNWGTLVAQQLQSQLMEWVRCAEFSCDRSALLVSQNPRVVMSVLMKLAGGSPSLAPQLNLDAFIDQARAYDRIDESELGQLLKEAQVAELTHPVPVLRAREVDRWGKSQDYQNLLQNLKIGYNDRAIHKGGWRNW, encoded by the coding sequence ATGGAGTTATCAAAACTGATTTTTAGGGGCCTTAAAGCCGATCATTTCCGTCATCCCCTGGATCGCGAAGCGACGCAAGCGCTCAAGCAACTGCCCGGACTGGATATGGTGATCCGTAATTTGCTGGCTCCCGTGGGGGAAAAATATTTCTATTTAGATAATATTGCCTCTAGTATTTTGGTGAGCGATCGCCAACTGCCCCATTTACACCAGTTGCTCCTAGAAGCCAGCCGAATTTTAGACCTAGAACCGCCCCAACTCTACATTAAGCAGCATCCCGTTCCCAACGCCTATACCTTCGCCATGCGGGGACGGCAACCCTTTATGGTAGTGCATACCTCTTTGATCGAACTGCTTAATCCCGAAGAAATTCAAGCCGTTATAGCCCATGAATTAGGCCATCTCAAATGCGATCATGGGGTATACCTCACCTTAGCCAATCTGATGGTAATCGGAGCCAGTTTAGTGCCCAACTGGGGAACTCTGGTGGCTCAACAACTGCAAAGCCAGTTAATGGAATGGGTCAGATGTGCGGAGTTTTCCTGCGATCGCTCCGCCCTCCTCGTCAGCCAAAACCCCAGAGTCGTCATGTCTGTCCTCATGAAACTCGCCGGTGGATCGCCCTCCCTTGCCCCCCAGCTTAACCTCGATGCCTTCATCGACCAAGCTCGCGCCTACGATCGCATCGATGAGAGTGAACTCGGTCAACTGCTCAAAGAAGCCCAAGTTGCTGAACTCACCCACCCCGTTCCCGTCCTCCGTGCCAGAGAAGTCGATCGATGGGGAAAAAGCCAAGATTATCAAAACCTGTTGCAAAATCTGAAAATAGGTTATAATGATCGAGCTATCCATAAGGGCGGATGGCGAAATTGGTAG
- a CDS encoding type II toxin-antitoxin system VapC family toxin produces the protein MSPYILDTDCVSLILYNHPQLIANADKNQIAITIITVQELFNGWVGRINDPSEINNLPALYAKLSLTLKFLKTLEILDFTPEADQCLKQLLKENPPLRKNRLQKDMRIAAIALSTGATVVTRNQRDFQQVPGLTIVDWTAGRVGK, from the coding sequence GTGTCTCCATATATTCTAGATACGGACTGTGTTTCCTTAATTCTCTACAACCATCCCCAACTAATAGCCAACGCAGACAAAAACCAGATAGCGATTACCATCATTACCGTGCAAGAACTCTTCAACGGTTGGGTCGGCAGAATCAACGACCCCTCAGAAATCAATAATCTGCCAGCATTATATGCCAAGCTTTCCTTGACCCTAAAATTCTTAAAAACTCTGGAAATTCTTGACTTTACACCCGAAGCCGACCAGTGTTTAAAGCAACTCTTAAAAGAAAACCCTCCATTACGCAAAAATCGACTGCAAAAAGATATGCGAATTGCCGCTATTGCCCTATCAACAGGTGCTACAGTCGTCACCCGCAACCAACGGGATTTCCAGCAAGTTCCTGGACTAACAATAGTAGATTGGACAGCCGGTAGGGTGGGCAAGTGA
- the nblR gene encoding response regulator transcription factor NblR, whose translation MNTVVLESHPCILVIESDTNLAEKMSLDLQESGYDPVLASDPKLSLTQADRIKPDLIIIDRMLVGDSGLSICEKMRGQGIVAPILMLMAKDTVEDRVACLESGADDYFIKPYRPEEFLERLRLYLKSNTDNNEQLRFSDLILDLGTRKAFRDGRAIELTMKEFELLKCLMEHPRDVLTREQILEQVWGYDFMGESNVIEVYIRYLRLKIEHEGEKRLIQTVRGVGYVLREP comes from the coding sequence ATGAACACCGTTGTCCTTGAGTCTCACCCTTGTATCCTGGTGATTGAGAGTGATACGAACTTAGCTGAAAAAATGAGTCTGGACTTACAAGAATCGGGTTACGATCCAGTTTTGGCAAGCGATCCGAAACTCTCTCTGACTCAAGCGGATCGGATTAAACCCGATTTAATTATTATCGATCGCATGTTAGTCGGGGATTCAGGGTTAAGCATTTGTGAAAAAATGAGGGGACAGGGAATTGTGGCCCCGATTTTAATGTTAATGGCCAAAGATACGGTAGAAGACCGGGTGGCTTGTCTAGAGTCGGGAGCCGATGATTATTTTATTAAACCCTATCGCCCAGAAGAATTTTTAGAACGACTTCGACTCTATCTGAAAAGTAATACGGACAATAATGAACAGTTGCGCTTTAGTGACCTGATTTTGGATCTCGGTACTCGCAAGGCATTTCGGGATGGACGAGCAATTGAGTTAACGATGAAGGAGTTTGAACTGCTCAAGTGTTTGATGGAACATCCCCGCGATGTCTTAACCCGCGAACAGATTTTAGAGCAGGTTTGGGGCTATGACTTTATGGGAGAATCGAATGTGATTGAGGTCTATATCCGCTACTTACGGCTGAAAATTGAACATGAGGGGGAAAAGCGGCTCATTCAGACGGTGCGCGGTGTCGGCTATGTTTTGCGAGAACCTTGA
- the clpS gene encoding ATP-dependent Clp protease adapter ClpS, with amino-acid sequence MSVETIEKRSTTRKIAPRYRVLLHNDDFNSMEYVVETLLKTVSSLTQPQAVSIMMEAHNSGLALVITCAQEHAEFYSETLNNHGLTSTIEPEE; translated from the coding sequence ATGTCTGTAGAAACCATTGAAAAACGATCGACAACTCGCAAAATAGCCCCTCGTTATCGGGTGCTACTCCATAATGATGACTTCAACAGCATGGAATATGTCGTCGAAACCCTGCTCAAAACGGTGTCGAGCTTAACTCAGCCCCAAGCGGTCAGTATTATGATGGAAGCCCACAATAGTGGCCTAGCCCTAGTGATTACCTGCGCTCAGGAACATGCCGAATTTTACAGCGAAACCCTGAATAATCACGGACTCACTAGCACCATTGAGCCAGAAGAATAA
- a CDS encoding TIGR03960 family B12-binding radical SAM protein, producing the protein MVIAIDQLLTPDIHKPARYIGKELGAAYKSWSDTSVHWVLSYPELYELGSSNLGHQILYNIINAQPRQLCDRTYLPGPDMSAKLRETQTPLFALESRRPLSEFDIIGFSLSYELGATNILEMLDLAGIPLTWEERKEGNFPLIFAGGQTATSNPEPYSQFFDFMALGDGEEVLPEIGLVVEEGLKNNLSRVDLLLDLAQVPGVYVPQFYQPTPDGRVVPVREDVPDRILRRTAPPMPAYSVALVPYIETIHDRLTMEIRRGCTRGCRFCQPGMLTRPARDVAPDDAIEAIADGIQATGYNEISLLSLSCSDYLALPAVGLELRNQLQDQKIALSLPSQRVDRFDENIGNIVGGTRKSSLTFAPEAGTQRMRDIINKGLTNEELLRGVKSAYDQGWDRVKLYFMIGLPGETDADILGIAETVHWLQQECYTRGRKRLGVTLTISNFTPKPHTPFQWHSVATAEFERKQELLREQFRQMRGVKANFTDIRLSAMEDFLSRGDRQLGPVILEAWKRGAGMDAWWESLDTAYNAWEEAIEQAGLTWKYRQITEGTWHAIPDHLSENTSPRLRSVTSSSESLLDQPLPWDHIDTGISKTWLKEDLKRALQETTVPDCSFDTCSHCGVCGTDFGHNIIVTPPPIPKLEAHDNTKVPPVQRLRVKWGKQGEMAQMSHLDWLRLLDRAVRRAGLPVAYTGGYHPGPRIMVASALSLGITSSGELVDFELTETVAPEDFLHRLRAQLPAECPLYEVQEIPLKGKSSAQLLDKAEYQITLDSSQSITSQQWQDWIQAILDREEIIKEGKTKSGKPKRVNLREQLFALELESISDDGLAHIRYLGSCRNDGTLLRPTDVVYLFEFIASHSVEFSLRQTHRKQLILSDE; encoded by the coding sequence ATGGTTATTGCCATCGATCAATTATTGACCCCCGATATCCATAAACCCGCTCGCTATATCGGTAAGGAATTAGGGGCAGCGTATAAATCCTGGTCAGACACATCTGTGCATTGGGTGTTGAGCTATCCAGAACTGTATGAATTAGGCTCGTCCAATTTGGGGCATCAAATTCTATACAATATTATTAATGCCCAGCCGCGCCAACTGTGCGATCGCACCTATTTACCCGGCCCAGATATGAGCGCTAAACTGCGGGAGACCCAAACTCCCCTATTTGCCCTCGAATCTCGTCGCCCTCTCTCAGAATTTGACATTATTGGCTTTAGTCTCAGCTACGAACTCGGAGCCACCAATATCCTGGAAATGCTCGATCTTGCCGGTATTCCCCTCACCTGGGAAGAGCGAAAAGAGGGCAATTTTCCCCTGATCTTTGCTGGGGGACAAACCGCCACCTCCAACCCGGAACCCTATTCCCAATTCTTTGATTTTATGGCTCTTGGAGATGGGGAAGAAGTGCTGCCAGAAATTGGCTTAGTTGTGGAAGAAGGCTTAAAAAACAACTTGAGTCGTGTGGATTTACTCTTAGATCTGGCCCAAGTTCCTGGCGTTTATGTGCCCCAGTTTTATCAACCCACACCAGACGGTAGGGTGGTTCCCGTGCGCGAGGATGTACCCGATCGCATTTTACGCCGAACAGCGCCCCCCATGCCCGCCTATTCCGTCGCTCTCGTGCCCTATATTGAAACCATCCACGACCGGTTAACCATGGAAATTCGGCGCGGATGTACCAGGGGCTGCCGGTTTTGCCAACCGGGAATGCTCACCCGTCCAGCGCGGGATGTGGCTCCCGATGATGCAATTGAGGCGATCGCCGACGGCATTCAAGCCACCGGTTATAATGAAATCTCCCTGCTCTCTCTCAGTTGCTCCGACTATCTTGCCCTTCCTGCGGTGGGTTTAGAACTGAGAAACCAACTGCAAGACCAAAAAATCGCCCTCTCCCTCCCCAGTCAACGGGTAGACCGGTTTGATGAAAACATTGGTAACATTGTCGGCGGTACGCGCAAAAGTTCCCTCACCTTTGCACCCGAAGCCGGAACCCAACGGATGCGGGACATTATTAACAAGGGCCTGACCAATGAGGAACTGTTGCGGGGCGTAAAAAGTGCCTACGATCAAGGATGGGATCGAGTCAAACTTTACTTTATGATTGGCTTACCCGGAGAAACCGATGCCGATATTTTGGGCATTGCCGAAACCGTCCACTGGCTTCAGCAAGAATGTTATACTCGCGGCCGTAAACGGTTGGGCGTGACCCTGACTATCTCCAACTTTACCCCCAAACCCCATACCCCTTTCCAATGGCATAGTGTGGCAACGGCAGAATTTGAGCGGAAACAGGAACTGCTGCGGGAACAGTTTCGGCAAATGCGGGGAGTCAAGGCCAACTTTACCGATATTCGATTATCGGCCATGGAAGATTTTCTTTCAAGAGGCGATCGCCAACTCGGCCCCGTCATTCTCGAAGCCTGGAAGCGGGGCGCGGGCATGGATGCCTGGTGGGAAAGCCTCGATACAGCCTATAATGCTTGGGAAGAAGCGATCGAGCAAGCCGGACTCACCTGGAAATATCGGCAAATTACCGAAGGAACCTGGCACGCCATTCCCGATCATCTTTCAGAAAACACCTCACCTCGACTCCGCTCGGTGACCTCATCATCTGAGTCCCTCTTAGATCAACCCCTCCCTTGGGATCATATCGATACTGGCATTAGCAAAACCTGGCTCAAAGAAGACCTTAAACGCGCCCTCCAAGAAACCACCGTCCCCGACTGCTCCTTTGACACCTGTTCCCACTGCGGAGTCTGCGGCACGGACTTCGGCCATAACATCATCGTCACCCCGCCCCCCATTCCCAAACTAGAAGCCCACGACAACACCAAAGTCCCCCCCGTTCAACGCCTGCGCGTCAAATGGGGCAAACAAGGAGAAATGGCCCAAATGAGTCACCTAGACTGGCTGCGACTGCTTGACCGGGCAGTACGTCGCGCTGGCTTACCTGTTGCCTATACTGGAGGATATCATCCCGGCCCCCGGATCATGGTCGCCAGCGCCCTCTCATTAGGCATCACCAGCAGTGGCGAGTTAGTCGATTTTGAATTAACCGAAACCGTCGCGCCAGAAGACTTTTTACACCGTCTTCGCGCCCAACTGCCCGCCGAATGTCCCCTTTACGAGGTGCAAGAAATCCCCTTAAAAGGGAAAAGCAGCGCCCAGTTATTAGACAAAGCTGAATACCAAATTACCCTAGACTCTTCCCAGTCCATAACTTCCCAACAGTGGCAAGATTGGATTCAGGCTATTTTAGACCGTGAGGAAATCATCAAAGAAGGAAAAACTAAATCCGGCAAACCCAAACGAGTTAACCTGCGCGAGCAGTTATTTGCATTAGAATTAGAATCGATTTCTGATGACGGTTTAGCTCATATTCGGTATCTTGGCAGTTGCCGCAATGATGGAACCCTGCTGCGTCCCACCGATGTGGTTTATCTGTTTGAATTTATTGCTTCTCATTCAGTCGAGTTTTCCTTGCGCCAAACTCACCGCAAACAATTGATTTTATCCGATGAATAA
- a CDS encoding CPBP family intramembrane glutamic endopeptidase: MGKRQKAPAIQRIFRFLVVLLCVWLPIALPIYVWVPDPNWQSILALGILYLEFLVLVYVWSRWVDPIPCLFKYYGVRLTQANRLEFLAGLCVAVACLFGLFTIQELMGWVMWRPLPASMTQVILEAALVGFGVGCAEELFFRGWFLSELQRDYSPNRSAWINALIFAILHFIKPLGEILRTWVQFPGLVLLGLTLVWAKYATHGRLGLSIGLHTGLVATFYVINVGQLIEYTQTVPPWVTGIDQNPLAGMMGILFLSGIGFWVRRRSRRVLKQDNP; the protein is encoded by the coding sequence GTGGGGAAAAGGCAAAAAGCACCAGCCATACAACGAATCTTCCGATTTTTGGTGGTGCTTTTGTGCGTTTGGTTACCCATCGCTTTGCCCATTTATGTCTGGGTTCCTGACCCCAACTGGCAGAGCATTTTAGCCCTGGGTATCTTATATCTAGAGTTCCTGGTGCTGGTGTATGTCTGGTCTCGTTGGGTTGACCCTATTCCCTGTCTCTTCAAATATTATGGGGTGCGGTTAACCCAAGCCAACCGCTTAGAGTTTTTGGCCGGTTTGTGTGTTGCTGTTGCCTGTCTTTTCGGGTTATTTACCATACAAGAGCTAATGGGTTGGGTGATGTGGCGACCCTTACCTGCATCCATGACTCAAGTCATCTTAGAAGCAGCTCTGGTGGGTTTCGGAGTCGGTTGTGCAGAAGAGCTGTTTTTTCGGGGGTGGTTCCTGAGTGAACTGCAACGGGATTATTCTCCGAACCGCAGCGCTTGGATCAATGCCCTCATTTTTGCGATTTTACACTTTATTAAACCCCTAGGGGAAATTCTGCGAACTTGGGTTCAGTTTCCCGGTTTGGTGCTTTTGGGTTTAACCTTGGTTTGGGCCAAATATGCAACCCATGGACGCTTGGGTTTGTCGATTGGTCTGCATACGGGGTTGGTGGCCACCTTTTATGTAATCAATGTGGGTCAACTGATTGAGTATACCCAAACCGTTCCCCCTTGGGTGACTGGTATTGATCAAAATCCCCTAGCGGGTATGATGGGGATATTATTTCTCAGTGGGATTGGCTTTTGGGTCAGACGGCGATCGCGCAGAGTTCTGAAACAGGACAATCCCTGA
- a CDS encoding type II toxin-antitoxin system Phd/YefM family antitoxin, whose translation MQQVDIVYAQAQIGKLLEVALNGDEIIITRDRQPVLKLSPFSSPGKRRKRGSAKGQITIAPDFDQPLEEFQEYME comes from the coding sequence ATGCAACAAGTTGATATTGTCTATGCTCAAGCTCAAATTGGTAAACTACTTGAGGTGGCTTTGAATGGGGATGAAATTATTATCACCCGCGATCGCCAACCTGTCCTCAAGTTAAGTCCATTTTCCTCCCCTGGAAAACGACGCAAACGAGGCAGTGCCAAAGGACAAATTACCATAGCTCCAGATTTTGACCAGCCCCTTGAAGAGTTCCAGGAGTATATGGAATGA
- a CDS encoding Uma2 family endonuclease translates to MVITPSSIEANPNAVLVGNLTWDKLETLDAGFVGTGARLTYLDGYLQIMSPLSEAHEEPKKTLSQLLEAYLRVKNIRFYARGSTTLGSQDLGGRKEPDESYCLHEKKSIPDLAIEIVLTSGGIDSLEVYRRVGVPEVWFWEDGAIAVYSLQSTEYRLVKNSELLPDLDLRSLELHSRMADQYDAVNEFVRLLM, encoded by the coding sequence ATGGTTATCACCCCATCATCAATAGAAGCCAACCCAAACGCGGTTTTGGTGGGTAATCTCACTTGGGACAAATTAGAAACACTCGATGCAGGGTTTGTCGGAACGGGAGCGCGTTTAACCTATTTAGATGGATATTTACAGATTATGTCTCCTTTATCAGAGGCTCATGAAGAACCGAAAAAAACCTTGAGTCAGCTTTTGGAAGCTTATCTGCGCGTAAAAAACATTCGTTTTTACGCCCGTGGGAGTACCACACTGGGTTCTCAAGACTTGGGAGGTCGAAAAGAGCCGGATGAGTCCTATTGTTTACATGAGAAAAAATCAATTCCAGATTTGGCAATTGAGATAGTGTTGACCAGTGGTGGTATTGATTCGTTGGAAGTGTATCGTCGGGTAGGAGTACCAGAGGTATGGTTTTGGGAAGATGGCGCGATCGCCGTTTATTCGTTGCAGTCTACGGAATATCGGTTGGTAAAAAATAGCGAACTGTTGCCCGATTTGGATTTGCGATCGCTGGAATTGCATTCGCGCATGGCCGATCAGTATGATGCAGTGAATGAATTTGTGAGATTGCTGATGTAA